In one Aeromicrobium wangtongii genomic region, the following are encoded:
- a CDS encoding O-methyltransferase, with product MSAPAEVPELVSRALDLSRQRGFITSIRNETGRLLAALAASRTGTLAELGTGCGVGSAWLSSGAPKDARIVSAELDPVLAKDVQKIFADTQNVDVIAGDWSTLEQYAPFSLLFIDIPEVMETIDVVADLLEPGGIVVLDDFVPSAFWPPIVEGRVDTVRERWLTDERFAAVEMLIDVDASLIIATRR from the coding sequence GTGAGTGCACCCGCGGAAGTCCCCGAACTGGTCTCGAGGGCACTGGACCTGTCCCGACAGCGAGGGTTCATCACCTCCATCCGCAACGAGACCGGCCGGCTGCTGGCCGCCCTGGCCGCCTCCCGGACCGGGACCCTGGCCGAGCTGGGCACCGGATGCGGCGTCGGATCGGCCTGGCTGTCCAGCGGTGCGCCGAAGGACGCCCGGATCGTCAGCGCCGAGCTGGACCCGGTGCTGGCCAAGGACGTGCAGAAGATCTTCGCCGACACGCAGAACGTCGACGTCATCGCGGGCGACTGGTCGACCCTCGAGCAGTACGCACCGTTCTCGCTGCTGTTCATCGACATCCCCGAGGTCATGGAGACCATCGACGTCGTCGCCGACCTGCTCGAGCCCGGCGGCATCGTGGTGCTGGACGACTTCGTGCCGTCGGCGTTCTGGCCACCCATCGTCGAGGGACGCGTCGACACCGTCCGCGAGCGGTGGCTGACCGACGAGCGCTTCGCCGCCGTCGAGATGCTGATCGACGTCGACGCCTCGCTCATCATCGCGACGCGGCGCTGA
- the ilvN gene encoding acetolactate synthase small subunit → MTSHTLSVLVENTPGALARVSSLFMRRGFNIDSLAVGPTEIPEISRMTIVVSVEDLPLEQVTKQLNKLVNVLKIVELESSSAVERELMLIKVKTDPQTRGQVLETVNLFRAKVVDVATDAVTIEATGDAGKLTAMLNVLEPFGIREIAQSGRVAIGRGSRSITDRTLRTVPGTQVS, encoded by the coding sequence ATGACATCGCACACTCTGTCGGTGCTGGTCGAGAACACCCCGGGCGCGCTCGCCCGCGTCTCGAGCCTGTTCATGCGACGCGGCTTCAACATCGACTCGCTGGCCGTCGGTCCCACCGAGATTCCCGAGATCTCGCGTATGACGATCGTGGTGAGCGTCGAGGACCTGCCGCTCGAGCAGGTCACCAAGCAGCTCAACAAGCTGGTCAACGTCCTGAAGATCGTCGAGCTCGAGTCGTCCAGCGCGGTCGAGCGCGAGCTCATGCTGATCAAGGTCAAGACCGACCCCCAGACCCGTGGTCAGGTCCTCGAGACGGTCAATCTGTTCAGGGCTAAGGTGGTCGACGTCGCCACCGACGCCGTGACGATCGAGGCGACCGGCGACGCGGGCAAGCTCACCGCGATGCTGAACGTCCTCGAGCCGTTCGGGATCCGCGAGATCGCCCAGTCCGGACGTGTGGCCATCGGCCGCGGGTCCCGTTCCATCACCGACCGCACCCTGCGCACCGTCCCCGGTACGCAGGTCAGCTGA
- a CDS encoding 3-isopropylmalate dehydrogenase: protein MTTSFSLAVVAGDGIGPEVTAQALKVLDVIAPAHDISFATTEYDLGARRYHATGEVLPETVLEEIRGHDAILLGAIGDPSVPSGVLERGLLLKLRFALDHYVNLRPSKLFTGVPTPLGNPGEIDFVVVREGTEGPYVGNGGAIRVGTPQELATEVSLNTAFGVERVVRDAFARAQARPRRKLTLVHKNNVLVHAGHLWSRTVNAVAEEFPEVSVDYLHVDAATIFLVTDPGRFDVIVTDNLFGDILTDLAAAITGGIGLAASGNVNPDRTAPSMFEPVHGSAPDIAGQSKADPTAAVLSAGLLLDHLGFPEAAGKITAAVEADIAERGGALRSTEEVGEALASRVAEGVSVA from the coding sequence ATGACGACCTCTTTCTCGCTCGCAGTCGTGGCCGGTGACGGCATCGGACCCGAGGTGACCGCCCAGGCCCTCAAGGTCCTGGATGTCATCGCCCCCGCCCACGACATCTCGTTCGCCACCACCGAGTACGACCTGGGTGCGCGGCGCTACCACGCGACGGGCGAGGTCCTGCCCGAGACGGTGCTGGAGGAGATCCGTGGGCACGACGCGATCCTGCTGGGCGCGATCGGCGACCCGAGCGTCCCGTCGGGCGTCCTGGAGCGTGGCCTGCTGCTGAAGCTGCGCTTCGCGCTGGACCACTACGTCAACCTGCGGCCGTCCAAGCTGTTCACCGGGGTTCCGACTCCGTTGGGCAACCCCGGTGAGATCGACTTCGTCGTCGTCCGTGAGGGCACCGAGGGTCCGTACGTCGGCAACGGCGGCGCGATCCGGGTGGGGACGCCGCAGGAGCTGGCCACCGAGGTCAGCCTCAACACGGCGTTCGGCGTCGAGCGGGTCGTGCGCGATGCCTTCGCGCGCGCCCAGGCGCGTCCGCGCCGCAAGCTGACGCTCGTGCACAAGAACAACGTCCTCGTGCACGCCGGACACCTGTGGAGCCGCACGGTCAACGCGGTCGCCGAGGAGTTCCCCGAGGTGTCGGTGGACTACCTGCACGTCGACGCCGCGACGATCTTCCTGGTGACCGATCCGGGACGATTCGACGTCATCGTCACCGACAACCTGTTCGGCGACATCCTGACCGACCTGGCCGCCGCCATCACCGGTGGCATCGGCCTGGCCGCGAGCGGCAACGTCAACCCTGACCGCACGGCGCCCAGCATGTTCGAGCCCGTCCACGGCTCGGCGCCCGACATCGCCGGCCAGTCCAAGGCCGACCCGACCGCAGCCGTCCTGTCGGCCGGCCTGCTGCTGGACCACCTCGGTTTCCCCGAGGCCGCCGGGAAGATCACGGCCGCGGTCGAGGCCGACATCGCCGAGCGGGGCGGGGCCCTGCGATCCACCGAGGAGGTGGGGGAGGCTCTCGCGTCACGCGTGGCCGAAGGCGTATCGGTCGCCTAG
- the yczR gene encoding MocR-like transcription factor YczR produces the protein MALTLSARRLAELLGPLDHAGPAYREIADRIRLLVVDGRVADGSRLPSERELATALGVSRTTTTRVYAELREAGILVSRQGSGTVVRLPLATSSTSSLIVTPDDSGTIALTYGAPAGPPGLARAFESALTKLPGLLSTSGYLPDGLPMLREVLAQRYTDDGLPTDPSQIIVTSGAMGAISLLARSLITPGQRVVVEGVSYPHAHDSFTAAGARLSALPVDRSPWDTEALTALLAGSPHRAAYLIPDFHNPTAAVMSDDERAVWARELRRHDVVPIVDSSLREVNLDGIELPPRFAAYDPRAIMIDSSSKAYWGGLRVGWIRAPHEFVTPLVQARMMDDLGSSAFDQLVLSELLTEGGQTAAAGRARSRAARDHLLAELAHHLPGIQAPCPPGGLSLWVTLPERMSSRLTSAASHHGLLLTPGPRFFSRAGTAGERHLRLPYIQSHDVMTEVVHRLRRAYDEVLDGATTSDRAPRPSRTLEMIA, from the coding sequence GTGGCCCTGACTCTCTCCGCCCGCCGGCTCGCCGAGCTCCTCGGCCCGCTGGATCATGCCGGCCCGGCCTACCGCGAGATCGCCGACCGGATCCGGCTGCTGGTCGTAGACGGACGAGTCGCCGACGGCAGCCGGCTACCCTCCGAGCGCGAGCTCGCGACCGCGCTGGGGGTCAGCCGCACGACCACGACCCGGGTGTACGCCGAGCTGCGGGAGGCCGGCATCCTGGTGTCCCGACAGGGATCGGGCACCGTCGTCAGGCTGCCGCTGGCCACCTCCAGCACCAGCAGCCTGATCGTCACGCCTGATGACTCGGGCACGATCGCCTTGACCTATGGGGCGCCGGCCGGTCCCCCGGGCCTGGCCCGGGCCTTCGAGTCGGCCCTCACCAAGCTGCCCGGCCTGCTGTCCACCAGCGGCTACCTGCCGGACGGCCTGCCCATGCTGCGCGAGGTGCTGGCGCAGCGGTACACCGACGACGGGTTGCCGACCGATCCGAGCCAGATCATCGTGACCAGCGGTGCGATGGGCGCGATCTCACTGCTGGCCCGGTCGCTGATCACCCCGGGTCAGCGGGTCGTCGTCGAGGGCGTCAGCTATCCGCATGCCCACGACTCGTTCACCGCCGCCGGGGCACGCCTGTCGGCCCTGCCGGTCGACCGCTCCCCCTGGGACACCGAGGCGCTGACGGCCCTGCTCGCCGGGTCACCGCACCGGGCGGCATACCTCATCCCCGACTTCCACAACCCGACCGCGGCGGTCATGAGCGATGACGAGCGGGCCGTGTGGGCACGCGAGCTGCGCCGGCACGATGTCGTGCCGATCGTCGACTCGTCGCTGCGTGAGGTCAACCTTGACGGCATCGAGCTCCCGCCGCGGTTCGCCGCCTACGATCCCCGCGCGATCATGATCGACTCGTCGTCCAAGGCGTACTGGGGCGGGTTGCGCGTCGGCTGGATCCGGGCGCCGCACGAGTTCGTCACGCCATTGGTCCAGGCGCGCATGATGGACGACCTCGGCTCGTCCGCCTTCGACCAGCTGGTGCTGTCCGAGCTGCTCACCGAGGGCGGGCAGACCGCGGCCGCCGGACGCGCGCGCTCCCGGGCCGCCCGCGACCACCTGCTCGCCGAGCTGGCCCACCACCTTCCGGGCATCCAGGCGCCCTGCCCGCCGGGCGGGTTGAGCCTGTGGGTCACGCTGCCCGAGCGGATGTCGTCCCGGCTGACCTCGGCAGCGTCCCACCACGGGCTGCTGCTGACGCCCGGCCCCCGGTTCTTCTCCCGCGCCGGCACCGCGGGCGAGCGTCACCTGCGGTTGCCGTACATCCAGTCGCACGACGTCATGACCGAGGTGGTCCACCGGCTCAGGCGCGCGTACGACGAGGTCCTGGACGGGGCCACGACGAGCGACCGCGCACCGCGGCCGTCCAGGACCCTCGAGATGATCGCCTGA
- the yczE gene encoding membrane protein YczE: MTGRLVQLVTGLFLYGFTMAMILESTLGLDPWDVLHEGLTHHVGLTFGQVVIAVGAVVLLLWVPLRQVPGIGTVLNVIVVGLAADVGIAVIARPDELWLRIALLVGGVVGNGFAGALYIGAALGSGPRDGLWLGLVRRTGRSVRLWRTVVEVTVVVLGFALGGTVGVGTVVYALTIGPLVQLFLRWTQFGPQPKVSAASR, translated from the coding sequence ATGACCGGGCGGCTGGTGCAGCTGGTCACCGGTCTGTTCCTCTACGGGTTCACGATGGCGATGATCCTCGAGTCGACGCTGGGCCTCGATCCGTGGGATGTCCTGCACGAGGGCCTGACCCATCACGTGGGCCTCACCTTCGGACAGGTCGTCATCGCGGTCGGAGCCGTCGTGCTGCTGCTGTGGGTCCCGCTGCGGCAGGTGCCGGGCATCGGGACGGTCCTGAACGTGATCGTCGTGGGTCTGGCGGCCGACGTCGGCATCGCGGTCATCGCGCGTCCCGACGAGCTGTGGCTGCGGATCGCGCTGCTGGTCGGGGGAGTCGTCGGCAATGGCTTCGCGGGCGCCCTCTACATCGGCGCGGCGCTCGGATCGGGTCCGCGCGACGGCCTCTGGCTCGGGCTGGTGCGACGGACCGGCCGTAGCGTCCGCCTCTGGCGCACGGTCGTGGAGGTCACGGTCGTCGTGCTCGGATTCGCCCTCGGCGGCACCGTCGGGGTCGGCACGGTCGTGTACGCCCTGACGATCGGGCCGCTGGTGCAGCTGTTCCTGCGCTGGACCCAGTTCGGGCCGCAGCCGAAGGTCAGCGCCGCGTCGCGATGA
- the ilvC gene encoding ketol-acid reductoisomerase — MAELFYDDDADLSIIQGRNVAVIGYGSQGHAHALNLRDSGVDVRVGLLEGSKSRAKAEAEGLRVRSVAEAVEEADVIVILAPDQVQRHVYAEAIEPNLVDGDALVFGHGFNVRYGYITPPKGVDVVLVAPKAPGHTVRREFVDGRGIPDIIAVEQDASGKAWDLALSYAKAIGGTRAGVIKTTFTEETETDLFGEQAVLCGGMSHLVQAGFETLTEAGYQPEIAYFEVLHELKLIVDLMWEGGIAKQRWSISDTAEYGDYVSGPRIIDDSVKERMKAVLADIQDGTFAKRFIDDQDDSASEFLRLREEEAGHPIEKTGKILRSHFSWKQQDADYIDGQAAR; from the coding sequence GTGGCTGAACTTTTCTATGACGACGACGCCGATCTGAGCATCATCCAGGGCCGCAATGTTGCGGTCATCGGTTACGGCAGCCAGGGGCACGCGCACGCGCTGAACCTGCGCGACTCGGGTGTCGACGTGCGCGTCGGCCTGCTCGAGGGCTCCAAGAGCCGCGCCAAGGCCGAGGCCGAGGGACTGCGCGTCCGCTCCGTGGCCGAGGCGGTGGAGGAGGCCGACGTCATCGTCATCCTCGCCCCCGACCAGGTGCAGCGCCACGTGTACGCCGAGGCCATCGAGCCCAACCTGGTCGACGGCGACGCCCTCGTCTTCGGTCACGGCTTCAACGTCCGCTACGGCTACATCACGCCCCCGAAGGGTGTCGACGTCGTGCTGGTCGCTCCCAAGGCGCCGGGTCACACCGTGCGTCGTGAGTTCGTCGACGGCCGCGGCATCCCCGACATCATCGCCGTCGAGCAGGACGCCAGCGGCAAGGCCTGGGACCTGGCGCTGTCGTACGCGAAGGCCATCGGCGGCACCCGCGCCGGTGTCATCAAGACGACGTTCACCGAGGAGACCGAGACCGATCTGTTCGGCGAGCAGGCCGTGCTGTGCGGCGGCATGTCGCACCTGGTCCAGGCCGGGTTCGAGACGCTCACCGAGGCCGGCTACCAGCCGGAGATCGCCTACTTCGAGGTGCTGCACGAGCTCAAGCTCATCGTCGACCTGATGTGGGAGGGCGGCATCGCCAAGCAGCGGTGGAGCATCTCCGACACCGCCGAGTACGGCGACTACGTCTCCGGACCGCGCATCATCGACGACTCGGTCAAGGAGCGCATGAAGGCCGTGCTCGCCGACATCCAGGACGGCACCTTCGCCAAGCGCTTCATCGACGACCAGGACGACAGCGCGTCTGAGTTCCTGCGTCTGCGCGAGGAGGAGGCCGGACACCCGATCGAGAAGACCGGCAAGATCCTGCGCTCGCACTTCTCGTGGAAGCAGCAGGACGCCGACTACATCGACGGCCAGGCCGCCCGCTAG